DNA sequence from the Aliidongia dinghuensis genome:
ACGATCGCCCCTGTCTCAAACACGGCAAGATCGCCCTCTTCATAGGTCGGAATCTGACCGAAGGGATGCAGCGCCAGATGCGCGGGTTCCTTCATCGCTGCGAACGAGACGAGGCGAACTTCGTAAGGCTGGCCCACTTCTTCAAGCGCCCAGCGAACGCGCGTATCGCGCGCCAGTCCTTTGCCGCCGTCGGGCGACCGTTCGAAGGCGGTAATGGTTGGGGTCATCGCGTCCGTCTCCTTGCTTGAGCCAACGGCGGCGTCACATGACGAGGACGAATGAGCCTGTCGGAAACCGACATCGTTCTTTGAACATCATCGCAGAAGCGACGATTGCCGGAGCTCGCTTCCGGCCTGGGTTTTGGTAGAGGATTGACCAGGAAGCCAGAGCCGCTTGTCCCGATCGGACCGATGTCCGCCTTTGCTGTGCAGCTTCCCCAAAGCGGACCGAGGACTAACACCGGATCGCTGACTTGGACGCGATCTCCGGGGATCCAGCCGTGCCCCTCGTTTCCGGCCGCGTCGTCGACGAGATGCGCGCACGCGAAGCGGAACATCGATTGACCGATCGTGTCGAGGGCGGACAAAAACTCGGTCATCTGTCGGAGTACCCAGCGAGCGCGTCCCGCCAAGTCGGAAGGAGATTCCGGTTCTCGGCGACAATACGGCAGGGCTTGCCGCTCGCTGTTCGGCAATGCGCGAGGGCCTGCTGACGAGCGTCTTCGATGGAGCGACTCGCGAAATTCCAATAGGCGCCATTGCCGTCCGAAGGAAGCGCCAACGCCTTCTCGGTCGGCGCGCGAAGGTAGTCTTCGACGCTGCTCCGATCCCGTGCCGCCAATGTCGACATCAAGGATCCGAAAGCTTCGGTTCCTTCCATCGCGGGGAGGGCGTTCGCGCGCAGGAAATCTTCGATCTTGGGCTCGGTCAGATCGTTGGCTGCCCACTTGAACAGAGTGTGGCCGTCGGTACCAATGGGTGGGAACATCGTGAAGTCAGCCTTCCCGCCGGAGCCGCGGTAGCCGTCCAACATGCGTCCGACGAGCTCGGGCCGGAACCAGGGATCGTTCTCGGCGTAGAGCCACAGCGTCGGCACGCGGGCCGCGCCGAACGAGGAGACCTCGCCCGCCAAGTCCGCCTCGAACGGGCCGCAAGCCGGGTTCTGCTCGAACTGCCTGGCATCGTGGTAGAGACCGCCGGAGACGTTGACGACCGCCGTCAGCGGGCGGTCTGGCCGAGCTGCAAGGTCGAGCATCGAGACGCCACCGATCGACACTCCGAGGCCCAGCGCGACGTTGCGGTCGACGTCTGGCCGCGTCCGGAGCGAAATCAGCGCAGCCTCCAGGTCGTCGGCGTGCGCGTCGAGGAAGCGCGCGACCTCGGGCCGGATGCAGGTCCCGGCCTCGTTCTGGACGGTACCGCTCGAGCCGCCGTAGCCGCGCCATGCGATCGCCGCGGCCAGCCAGCCGCGATGGGCGAAATCGTGCGCGAGGTGGGCCAGTCCCTCGGCGTGCAGACTCCGTGGTTCCTTCGAGGAGCCGTTCACGATGAGCGCGATCGGGAGGCGGGTGCCGGTCACCGGGCGGACGATCAACGTCTCGAGCTGTTCGGCGTGCCCGGCGATCGTGACCGGCAGCGCCGTTTGCTCCTCGACGACGGTCGGGTCGGCTGCGGAGGCAGTGCAATGCAGCTCCATCGCGATGAAAACGAGCGCGAGGATCTGGCATACGCGTCGGATCAAGACGGCCGCACCTAGCAGATGGCAACGGATTCGGGCCGAAACCGGCGCCGATGAGGCGATGAAGTCCCTTCTCGTTCAGGACTGGGCGGTTGCTCTGCCCGTTGTGCTGCGTCGTTCCCACGCGATTCCCAGGATCGCCAGCCCGACTGCTAACGTGGCGAGACTGCCAGGTTCAGGAAGGGAGATGTCTTCCGTCAGGTTTGTGATCTCAGCTCGGACGTACCCGGAGCCGTCCGTTCCAGGGTAGAACTCGACCCAGGCGCCTTGGCCGTTCTGATCCCAAGTGTAGGGGATCGAAGACAGCGAGTAAGGCGCAGTCGGCAAGTTCGTACCCCCATCGGGTGTCAGGAAGTCCGTGAGCGAATTCAGAAAAAGCTCGATCCCCGAGACGCCCAGCGGTAGGCCGGAACCCGAGAAGGTTGCCCCTCTCCCGGCGTTGGCATAAAGGACCGCCTCGTAGTTCCCGAAGGCATTGTCTTGTATCTGAAACGAGCCCGGGCCGCTGGCGAGCGAATACAATACGGATGCCTGGGGAACCGAAACACTGATGGCGGAAACCGCAGTGTCATACTGAGCCGACGCGCCAGCGTTGTAGGTGTAGCCCGGAGACGACGTGTCGTAGGTCACTTGCCCGCTAACAGACATACCGTCGTGGATGCTCGAGGCATTGGAGTATTGGACGATGCCGGTGTAGTCCCAGGCGATGACCTCGGCCTTGGCCGAGCCGACTGCGGCGATCAACAAGGCGAAGAGGGCGGCGGGGACTCTGCGCATGATCGCGACCTTCCGGGAAGATGCTGGAACCTACGTCCTTCGGACTTGGCGGACCTTCTCATCCTACATGTTGCGTGTCGAGCGAGAAATCATCTCGTGGTTGCGGCTCCGGTCGACGGGGCGCTAACCTGACCTCCGAGCCGCAGCAGGTTCCCCGAGATTGCGCAACCTGTGAATCGGCACGGGGTCTGAACGCCGATCGGCGCCCCAAAGCAATGTTCTCAATGGACAGCGCGGGGTGACATCATCGTGCCGTCTCCAGGTCGAACGCCGGTGGATTGCCCCGATCTTCCGACTGGCCCATAGTCGCGGCGAACTCCACCGCGGATTGTGTCCCATGAGATCGGTGCTCTTGCTTGTCGGCGCTTTCTGCGCGCTTTCCCTGTTACCGGGCAGCGGCTTGGCCGCCGAGCAAGTTCTACGCCTGGTTAGCCCGGGCGAAGCCGAGAGCTTCGACCCGGCCCATCGCCACTTCGCTGCCGACAGAGTGCTGGGCACCATCCTGCTCGAGGGGTTGACGAGGGAGGACGGAAACGGCGAACCCGTGCCCGGCGCTGCGGAGTCCTGGGAAGTCAGCGGCGACGGGCTGCGCTACGTCTTCCATCTGCGTCCGAATGCACGGTTCAGTGACGGGCAGCCGGTGACAGCCGAGAACTTCGTTTATGCCGCCCGCCGGTGGGTCGATCCCAAGACT
Encoded proteins:
- a CDS encoding CocE/NonD family hydrolase — encoded protein: MIRRVCQILALVFIAMELHCTASAADPTVVEEQTALPVTIAGHAEQLETLIVRPVTGTRLPIALIVNGSSKEPRSLHAEGLAHLAHDFAHRGWLAAAIAWRGYGGSSGTVQNEAGTCIRPEVARFLDAHADDLEAALISLRTRPDVDRNVALGLGVSIGGVSMLDLAARPDRPLTAVVNVSGGLYHDARQFEQNPACGPFEADLAGEVSSFGAARVPTLWLYAENDPWFRPELVGRMLDGYRGSGGKADFTMFPPIGTDGHTLFKWAANDLTEPKIEDFLRANALPAMEGTEAFGSLMSTLAARDRSSVEDYLRAPTEKALALPSDGNGAYWNFASRSIEDARQQALAHCRTASGKPCRIVAENRNLLPTWRDALAGYSDR